The following coding sequences lie in one Mycobacterium sp. DL440 genomic window:
- a CDS encoding dienelactone hydrolase family protein, translating to MASTKKLFAGLTRRGPHRVLRGDLAFAGMPGVVYTPESGLNLPGVVFGHDWMAQAGNYAHTLEHLASWGIVAAAPNTEKSIAPSVLNFAFDLGAALEIITGVRLGTGKISVHPGKRGVVGHGFGGSAAVFAAAGMGGSAQPPKAVVSLFPTVTKPPTEQPASALRVPGLVLSAPGDPMTLRSNAVELARVWDGATLRTVSKAQAGGLVEGRRLARFIGLPGADKDTQKIVRALLTGYLLATLAGDKTYRDFADPDATLPHTETADPNADPVALEDKVVALLKP from the coding sequence GTGGCCAGCACAAAGAAGCTCTTCGCAGGGTTGACCCGCCGCGGACCGCATCGAGTCCTGCGCGGTGACCTGGCGTTCGCCGGCATGCCGGGAGTGGTGTACACGCCGGAATCCGGCCTGAATCTGCCTGGCGTGGTGTTCGGCCACGACTGGATGGCGCAGGCGGGCAACTATGCGCACACGCTGGAGCACCTGGCGTCGTGGGGCATCGTGGCAGCGGCCCCCAACACCGAGAAGAGCATCGCTCCCTCGGTGCTCAATTTCGCCTTCGACCTGGGCGCGGCCCTCGAAATCATCACCGGGGTGCGGCTGGGTACGGGCAAGATCAGCGTGCACCCCGGCAAGCGCGGCGTGGTCGGGCACGGCTTCGGCGGGTCGGCAGCGGTGTTCGCCGCCGCGGGAATGGGAGGTTCAGCGCAGCCTCCGAAGGCCGTGGTGTCACTGTTCCCGACGGTGACGAAGCCGCCGACCGAACAACCGGCGTCGGCGTTGCGGGTGCCCGGCCTGGTGCTGAGCGCCCCCGGCGACCCGATGACGCTGCGCTCGAACGCCGTGGAGCTGGCCCGGGTCTGGGACGGCGCGACGCTCCGGACGGTCAGCAAGGCGCAGGCCGGGGGCCTGGTCGAGGGACGCCGCCTGGCCCGTTTCATCGGACTGCCCGGCGCCGACAAGGACACCCAGAAAATCGTGCGGGCCCTACTCACCGGGTATCTGCTGGCCACGCTGGCCGGCGACAAGACCTACCGCGATTTCGCCGATCCCGACGCCACACTGCCCCACACCGAAACGGCCGACCCGAACGCCGATCCGGTCGCACTGGAGGACAAGGTGGTCGCGCTGCTCAAGCCGTGA
- a CDS encoding alpha/beta hydrolase fold domain-containing protein, which produces MRGPISGAILFRLTKVLSHVLAPGYETMPGLRKAIAKNRARGPAQPPARVSKRYDVRRQPRPDGDVFRLSRRGAKRADLHLLYLHGGAFVLSIQKIQWRVPLGLLDRLEACDATVPLWPLAPEHTWRDSMPYVTSLYLEMVSEYGAENIVITGDSAGGGVAMLLAQHLRDHGEPQPASMILFSPVLDLSVSGPDQTELEHRDPSISAGMIRNAAKLWAPDLDPQDPRVSALFADQRGLPPALVFSGDREVLDSDARRLATRNPTVDHRSYAEMAHVFPIGGTREGTHAFVESVKFIQAHLPGTDMGNRPR; this is translated from the coding sequence ATGCGAGGACCGATCAGTGGCGCGATTCTGTTCAGGCTCACCAAGGTCCTCAGCCACGTTCTGGCACCCGGTTACGAAACGATGCCAGGTCTTCGAAAGGCGATCGCCAAGAACCGCGCGCGGGGGCCGGCTCAACCACCGGCCCGCGTTTCGAAGAGGTACGACGTCCGCAGGCAACCGCGCCCGGACGGCGACGTTTTCCGCCTGAGCCGGCGTGGGGCGAAGCGGGCCGATCTGCACCTCCTCTACCTGCACGGTGGTGCGTTTGTTCTCAGCATCCAGAAAATCCAATGGCGGGTTCCATTAGGCCTTCTCGATCGTCTGGAGGCATGTGATGCGACCGTACCGCTGTGGCCGCTCGCCCCGGAGCACACCTGGCGCGATTCGATGCCTTACGTCACTTCGCTGTACCTTGAGATGGTCAGCGAATATGGGGCGGAGAACATCGTGATCACCGGTGACTCCGCGGGTGGCGGAGTCGCGATGCTTCTTGCCCAGCATTTGCGAGACCATGGCGAACCTCAGCCGGCTTCGATGATTCTGTTTTCCCCGGTTCTCGATCTCAGTGTGAGCGGGCCCGATCAAACCGAGTTGGAACACCGTGATCCCTCTATCAGCGCGGGGATGATTCGCAACGCCGCCAAACTTTGGGCGCCAGACCTTGATCCACAGGATCCGCGGGTCAGCGCCCTCTTCGCCGACCAACGCGGGCTACCACCGGCACTGGTGTTCTCGGGGGATCGAGAGGTGCTCGACTCTGACGCGCGCCGACTTGCTACGCGCAATCCGACCGTCGATCACCGCAGCTATGCCGAGATGGCACATGTTTTCCCCATCGGCGGGACGCGGGAAGGCACCCACGCCTTCGTGGAATCGGTGAAATTCATCCAAGCTCATCTGCCCGGGACAGACATGGGCAACCGCCCGCGGTGA
- a CDS encoding aldehyde dehydrogenase, translating to MNDYYIDGRWVPSTSDAQLDVISPSTEEPVAQVPDGNAEDIDNAVSAARRAFDHGGWPQLSFAERSRVILALHDELTSRADELARTIGTENGTPAMLLRPVQVDNGLHVLKYYADFAAGFEPERLVDGVYGPAIVRQEPVGVVAAIVPWNVPFYLATLKLGPALAAGCTVVLKAAPETPLNAYLLAEAAHAVGLPPGVLNVVAAGPEASERLVTHPDVDKVAFTGSTAVGQRIAALAGGQLKRLTLELGGKSAAIVLDDADLASTMPTLIGVTMTMSGQFCTAQSRILVPDSRYDEAVDTFSQIAQSLPIGPTFEEGMFLGPLISRRQRDRVLDYIAIGQKEGATVVTGGGRPEHLERGWFVQPTVFRDVKNSMRIAQEEIFGPVVTFIAYSDEDEAVALANDSDFGLHGTVWSADVNRGVDIGRRIRTGTYSVNAMVLDPAAPFGGVKRSGLGREMGAEGLAAYLEPKTITVPAGASPRLAVRDKPADEAT from the coding sequence ATCAACGACTACTACATCGACGGCCGTTGGGTTCCGTCGACATCGGACGCCCAGCTGGACGTCATTTCACCGAGCACCGAGGAACCGGTGGCCCAAGTGCCCGACGGCAACGCCGAGGACATAGACAACGCAGTCTCGGCGGCCAGACGAGCATTCGACCACGGCGGGTGGCCACAGCTGAGTTTCGCCGAACGGTCACGGGTGATCCTCGCCCTGCACGATGAGCTGACGTCGAGAGCCGACGAACTCGCGAGGACAATCGGTACCGAAAACGGCACACCGGCAATGCTGCTGCGCCCCGTACAGGTCGACAACGGCTTGCACGTCTTGAAGTATTACGCCGACTTTGCGGCCGGATTCGAGCCCGAACGCCTGGTCGACGGCGTGTACGGGCCCGCGATCGTGCGACAGGAACCGGTCGGGGTCGTCGCCGCGATCGTTCCGTGGAACGTGCCCTTCTACCTGGCCACGCTCAAATTGGGACCGGCGCTGGCCGCAGGTTGCACGGTCGTGCTGAAGGCCGCCCCCGAAACCCCGCTCAACGCCTATCTTCTGGCTGAGGCCGCTCACGCCGTCGGCCTGCCACCCGGTGTCCTCAACGTCGTGGCCGCCGGACCAGAGGCGAGTGAGCGCCTGGTAACCCATCCAGACGTCGACAAGGTCGCGTTCACCGGCAGTACAGCCGTCGGGCAGCGTATTGCGGCGCTGGCAGGCGGCCAGCTGAAGCGGCTTACGCTGGAACTCGGTGGAAAGTCGGCAGCGATCGTGCTCGATGACGCCGACCTGGCGTCAACCATGCCGACACTGATCGGCGTGACCATGACGATGAGTGGCCAATTCTGCACCGCGCAATCACGAATCCTGGTACCAGACAGTCGATATGATGAAGCCGTCGACACCTTCTCCCAGATCGCGCAGAGTCTTCCGATCGGACCGACGTTCGAAGAAGGAATGTTCCTCGGGCCGCTGATCAGCCGCAGGCAACGCGACCGAGTGCTGGACTACATCGCGATCGGTCAGAAGGAAGGCGCGACGGTCGTCACCGGAGGTGGACGGCCCGAACACCTCGAGCGTGGATGGTTCGTGCAGCCAACCGTCTTCCGAGATGTCAAGAATTCCATGAGGATTGCCCAGGAAGAGATCTTCGGACCAGTAGTGACGTTCATCGCGTACTCCGACGAGGACGAGGCGGTGGCGCTTGCCAACGACTCGGATTTCGGACTGCATGGCACGGTATGGAGCGCTGATGTGAATCGGGGCGTCGACATCGGACGCCGTATCCGCACCGGTACGTACTCGGTCAATGCCATGGTGCTGGACCCCGCAGCCCCGTTCGGAGGCGTGAAGCGATCCGGGCTCGGGCGCGAGATGGGAGCCGAAGGGCTCGCGGCCTATCTGGAGCCCAAGACCATCACGGTTCCCGCCGGCGCCTCGCCGCGCTTGGCGGTACGTGACAAGCCGGCGGATGAAGCGACCTGA
- a CDS encoding mycofactocin-coupled SDR family oxidoreductase, with protein MNRLSGKVAVITGAARGQGRSHAVHLADEGADIIALDICADIASNEYPLATPADLEETKELIEKSGRRAITAQIDVRDRAALKSALDNAVAELGGLDVVVANAAICPLGNHIPAQGFIDAFDVDFVGVVNTVHVGLPHLRSGGSVVVTGSIAGLLPATGMNGGNLQGPGGAGYGLAKKMVREYTKSLALALGPQSIRVNAVHPTNVDTDMLHNEPMYKTFRPDLEKPTRADAELSFPFLQAMPVPYVDPADISHAVVYLASDESRYVTGQQLFVDAGAGLKMGL; from the coding sequence ATGAATCGACTGTCCGGCAAGGTCGCCGTCATCACCGGAGCAGCTCGTGGGCAGGGCCGCAGTCACGCGGTCCATCTGGCCGATGAAGGTGCCGACATTATCGCCTTGGATATCTGCGCTGATATCGCCTCGAACGAGTACCCGTTGGCCACACCGGCCGACCTGGAGGAGACCAAGGAGCTGATCGAGAAGTCGGGCCGCCGGGCGATCACCGCACAGATCGATGTGCGGGACCGCGCTGCGCTGAAGTCCGCACTCGACAATGCTGTCGCCGAACTCGGCGGTCTGGATGTCGTCGTCGCAAACGCGGCGATCTGTCCGTTGGGCAATCACATTCCGGCCCAGGGCTTCATCGATGCGTTCGATGTGGACTTCGTGGGGGTGGTCAACACCGTGCATGTCGGCCTACCGCACCTCAGATCGGGCGGCTCAGTGGTCGTCACCGGATCGATTGCGGGACTCTTGCCTGCCACCGGGATGAACGGTGGCAACCTGCAGGGCCCTGGCGGTGCGGGATACGGTCTGGCCAAGAAGATGGTGAGGGAGTACACCAAGTCGTTGGCGCTGGCACTGGGACCGCAGAGCATTCGGGTCAACGCCGTCCATCCGACCAACGTCGACACCGACATGCTGCACAACGAGCCGATGTACAAGACGTTCCGCCCGGACCTGGAGAAGCCCACGCGGGCCGACGCCGAACTGAGCTTTCCCTTCCTGCAGGCCATGCCCGTCCCGTACGTGGATCCGGCCGACATCTCGCACGCTGTGGTCTACCTTGCATCAGATGAATCTCGTTACGTCACAGGGCAACAGCTGTTCGTAGACGCTGGCGCCGGCCTCAAAATGGGGCTCTAA
- a CDS encoding cytochrome P450: MSVDAPVSVRPDVDLADGTFYAGDSRSAYAWMRRHQPVFRDRNGLVGIATYRALIEAERRPELFSSAGGIRPDYVPPVPMMIDMDDPGHLRRRKLVNAGFSRKRVQGLAQSIEALCDALIDAVCERGECDFVWDIAAPLPMAVIGDLLGVRPADRATFLKWSDDMVTSLSSKISEVDLEVTANAYLAFTAFTQELITARRAEPTDDLISVMTHAVIDGERLTDAEIIQDALLILVGGDETTRHTLTGGTAQLLRAPDQFAALRTEPERLMATAVEEMLRWTSPVKNMCRQLTDDVEYYGTSLAAGEKVMLLFESANFDEEQFDDPERFDITRNPNSHLAFGFGTHFCMGNQLARLEISTMMRKVLERLPDLRLVTDDELPLRAANFVSGLERMPVRFTPTKPLANR, translated from the coding sequence ATGAGTGTGGACGCGCCCGTTTCGGTCCGTCCGGATGTGGACCTCGCCGACGGGACCTTCTATGCCGGCGATTCACGGTCTGCATACGCGTGGATGAGACGGCATCAGCCGGTGTTCCGGGACCGTAACGGTCTGGTCGGTATCGCGACCTACCGCGCGCTCATCGAAGCCGAACGCCGGCCGGAGCTGTTCTCCAGCGCAGGTGGGATCCGCCCGGATTACGTGCCGCCGGTGCCGATGATGATCGACATGGACGATCCCGGTCATCTGAGGCGCCGCAAGTTGGTCAATGCCGGGTTTTCCCGCAAACGAGTCCAGGGGCTCGCGCAGAGTATTGAAGCGCTCTGCGATGCGTTGATCGACGCGGTGTGTGAGCGGGGCGAGTGTGACTTCGTGTGGGACATCGCGGCCCCGCTGCCCATGGCGGTCATCGGCGATCTTCTCGGTGTCCGTCCTGCCGACCGTGCGACGTTCTTGAAGTGGTCAGACGACATGGTCACCAGCCTGAGCTCCAAGATCTCCGAGGTGGATCTGGAGGTGACCGCCAACGCGTACCTCGCCTTCACCGCCTTCACTCAGGAGCTGATCACGGCGCGGCGCGCAGAGCCGACCGATGATCTGATCAGTGTGATGACTCACGCTGTCATCGACGGTGAACGCCTGACCGACGCGGAGATCATCCAGGACGCCCTGCTCATCCTGGTGGGCGGGGACGAGACCACCAGACACACCCTCACCGGCGGCACTGCGCAACTGTTGCGGGCTCCCGATCAGTTCGCTGCGCTGCGAACAGAACCGGAGCGCTTGATGGCGACCGCGGTGGAGGAGATGCTGCGATGGACATCTCCGGTAAAGAACATGTGCCGCCAGCTCACTGACGACGTCGAGTATTACGGCACCTCGCTCGCCGCGGGTGAGAAGGTCATGCTGCTGTTCGAATCGGCCAACTTCGACGAGGAGCAGTTCGACGACCCTGAGCGATTCGACATCACCCGAAATCCCAACAGCCATCTGGCTTTCGGATTCGGTACCCATTTCTGTATGGGCAACCAACTCGCCCGCCTGGAGATTTCGACGATGATGCGCAAGGTGCTGGAGCGCCTGCCTGACCTTCGGCTCGTCACAGACGATGAGTTGCCTTTGCGCGCGGCGAACTTCGTCAGCGGGCTGGAGCGGATGCCGGTGCGCTTCACTCCGACCAAACCGCTCGCGAACCGCTGA
- the glmS gene encoding glutamine--fructose-6-phosphate transaminase (isomerizing) — protein MCGIVGYVGTRPARGIVVDALRRMEYRGYDSAGIALIDGNGGLTVRRRAGRLANLEATLAETDEGVLTGTTGLGHTRWATHGRPTDRNAHPHRDAAAKIAVVHNGIIENFAGLRAELEADGVEFASDTDSEVAVHLVARQYAHGDTAGDFPASVLAVLQRLEGHFTLVFANADDPGTIVAARRSTPLVVGIGEGEMFVGSDVAAFIEHTRHAVELGQDQAVVLTADGYRITDFFGRDDLQAGQDYREFHIDWDLDAAEKGGYDYFMLKEIAEQPAAVADTLLGHFVDGRIVLDEQRLSDQELREIDKVYIVACGTAYHSGLLAKYAIEHWTRLPVEVELASEFRYRDPVLDRSTLVIAISQSGETADTLEAVRHAKTQKAKVLAICNTNGSQIPREADAVLYTRAGPEIGVAATKTFLAQIAANYLVGLALAQARGTKYPDEVEREYADLEAMPDLIGRVLAGIEPVFQLAQRFAKSPTILFLGRHVGYPVALEGALKLKELAYMHAEGFAAGELKHGPIALIDDDLPVIVVMPSPKNAQMLHAKLLSNIREIQARGAVTIVIAEEGDDTVRPYADHLIEIPAVSTLFQPLLSTIPLQVFAAGVARARGYDVDKPRNLAKSVTVE, from the coding sequence ATGTGTGGAATCGTCGGCTACGTCGGGACGCGCCCGGCCCGCGGCATCGTGGTCGACGCGCTGCGGCGGATGGAATACCGGGGCTACGACTCCGCGGGGATCGCGCTGATCGACGGCAACGGCGGGTTGACGGTACGTCGCCGCGCCGGTCGGCTGGCCAACCTGGAAGCCACCCTCGCCGAGACCGACGAGGGTGTGCTGACCGGGACGACGGGCCTCGGCCACACCCGCTGGGCCACCCACGGCCGTCCCACTGACCGCAATGCCCACCCGCACCGTGACGCGGCAGCCAAGATCGCCGTCGTTCACAACGGCATCATCGAAAACTTCGCCGGCCTGCGTGCCGAGCTGGAAGCCGACGGGGTCGAGTTCGCCAGCGACACCGACTCCGAGGTGGCCGTGCACCTGGTGGCCCGCCAGTACGCCCACGGCGACACCGCCGGCGACTTTCCGGCGTCCGTGCTGGCCGTGCTGCAGCGACTGGAAGGCCACTTCACCCTGGTGTTCGCGAACGCCGACGATCCGGGCACGATCGTGGCCGCACGCCGATCCACCCCGCTGGTGGTCGGCATCGGCGAGGGCGAGATGTTCGTCGGCTCCGATGTGGCGGCGTTCATCGAGCACACCCGCCACGCCGTGGAGCTCGGCCAGGACCAGGCGGTGGTGCTGACCGCCGACGGCTACCGGATCACCGACTTCTTCGGCCGCGACGATCTGCAGGCCGGCCAGGACTACCGGGAATTCCACATCGACTGGGATCTCGACGCCGCCGAAAAGGGTGGCTACGACTACTTCATGCTCAAGGAGATCGCCGAGCAGCCCGCCGCGGTCGCCGACACCCTGCTGGGGCATTTCGTCGACGGCCGTATCGTGCTCGACGAGCAGCGCCTGAGTGATCAGGAACTGCGCGAGATCGACAAGGTCTACATCGTCGCCTGCGGCACCGCGTACCACTCCGGCCTGCTGGCCAAGTACGCCATCGAGCACTGGACCCGGCTGCCGGTCGAGGTCGAGCTCGCCAGCGAGTTCCGGTACCGGGACCCGGTGCTGGATCGCAGCACGCTGGTGATCGCCATCTCGCAGTCCGGCGAGACCGCCGACACGCTGGAAGCGGTGCGGCACGCCAAGACGCAGAAGGCCAAGGTGCTGGCGATCTGCAACACCAACGGCAGCCAGATCCCGCGCGAGGCCGACGCGGTGCTCTACACCCGGGCCGGGCCGGAGATCGGTGTGGCCGCCACCAAGACGTTCCTGGCGCAGATCGCCGCGAACTACCTGGTGGGGCTGGCCCTGGCGCAGGCCCGCGGGACCAAGTACCCCGACGAGGTCGAGCGCGAGTACGCCGATCTTGAGGCCATGCCGGACTTGATCGGCCGAGTGCTGGCCGGCATCGAGCCGGTGTTCCAGCTGGCGCAGCGGTTCGCGAAGTCGCCCACGATCCTGTTCCTGGGCCGGCACGTCGGATACCCGGTGGCGCTCGAGGGTGCGCTCAAGCTCAAGGAGCTGGCCTACATGCACGCCGAGGGCTTCGCCGCCGGTGAGCTCAAGCACGGCCCGATCGCCCTGATCGACGACGACCTGCCGGTGATCGTGGTGATGCCGTCACCCAAGAACGCGCAGATGCTGCACGCCAAGCTGTTGTCCAACATCCGCGAGATCCAGGCCCGCGGTGCGGTGACCATCGTGATCGCCGAGGAGGGCGACGACACGGTGCGGCCCTACGCCGATCATTTGATCGAGATCCCGGCCGTGTCAACGCTTTTTCAGCCGCTGCTGTCGACCATTCCGCTGCAGGTGTTCGCGGCCGGGGTGGCCCGGGCGCGAGGGTACGACGTCGACAAGCCCCGCAATCTGGCCAAGTCCGTCACCGTCGAGTAG
- a CDS encoding SDR family oxidoreductase, with protein MELLLTDRTYVVTGGGSGIGKGVAEAVAAAGGNVVLLGRGAERLTQAAPQVAARSPRGEVAVRTHVADVTDEDQVAEAIAAATAWTGQLAGVVHSAGGSETLGPLTQIDSQAWRNTVDLNVNGTMYMLKHAAREMVRDGGGSFVGISSIAASNTHRWFGAYGVSKTALDHLLQLGADEFGASSVRVNGIRPGLTRTELLGPIFEMPAIADDYRDNTPLPRFGEVEDVANLAVFLLSDAASWITGQLINVDGGFMLRRGPNFSSLIGQMYGEDALRGVVS; from the coding sequence ATGGAGTTGTTGTTGACCGACCGCACCTACGTGGTGACCGGCGGTGGCAGCGGCATCGGCAAGGGCGTGGCCGAAGCGGTTGCCGCGGCAGGCGGCAATGTCGTGCTCCTCGGGCGAGGTGCGGAACGCCTGACCCAGGCCGCACCCCAGGTGGCCGCACGATCACCGCGCGGTGAGGTGGCCGTGCGTACTCATGTCGCCGACGTCACCGACGAGGACCAGGTCGCCGAGGCCATCGCCGCGGCGACCGCCTGGACAGGTCAGCTTGCGGGGGTTGTGCACAGTGCCGGTGGCTCGGAGACCCTGGGCCCGCTGACCCAGATCGACTCGCAGGCGTGGCGCAACACGGTGGATCTGAACGTCAACGGAACCATGTACATGCTCAAGCATGCTGCCCGCGAGATGGTTCGTGACGGAGGTGGGTCGTTCGTGGGAATCTCGTCGATCGCCGCATCGAATACCCACCGCTGGTTCGGCGCGTACGGAGTCAGCAAGACGGCGCTCGACCACCTTCTGCAACTGGGCGCTGACGAGTTCGGTGCATCATCGGTGCGCGTCAACGGGATCCGGCCGGGGCTGACCCGGACCGAATTGCTCGGTCCGATCTTCGAGATGCCGGCGATTGCCGACGACTATCGAGACAACACCCCGCTACCGAGGTTCGGGGAGGTCGAGGACGTGGCGAATTTGGCGGTGTTCCTGCTCAGTGACGCCGCGAGCTGGATCACCGGGCAACTGATCAACGTCGACGGCGGCTTCATGCTGCGTCGCGGCCCCAACTTCTCATCACTGATCGGTCAAATGTACGGAGAAGACGCCCTGCGCGGCGTCGTGAGCTAG
- a CDS encoding SDR family NAD(P)-dependent oxidoreductase: protein MDIAQGVAVVTGGASGLGLATVEALLTAGAMGAVILDLPTSAGPEVAERLGQRVRFAPVDVTDTGAVEAALDLAETLGPVRIAVNCAGTGNAIRILGKRGIFPVDQFDKVVQVNLIGTFNVLRLTAARMAATDPVDGERGVIVNTASVAAFDGQIGQAAYAASKGAVAAMTLPIARDLAGSLIRVMAIAPGTFDTPMLGAAPEKLKASLGAQVPHPSRLGDPQEFAALVRHIVENPMLNGEVIRIDGAIRMAPR from the coding sequence ATGGATATCGCACAGGGCGTCGCCGTCGTCACCGGTGGCGCCTCCGGCCTCGGATTGGCCACTGTCGAAGCACTTTTGACTGCAGGCGCAATGGGAGCGGTGATCCTGGATCTACCGACTTCAGCCGGGCCCGAGGTGGCCGAGCGACTGGGGCAGCGGGTTCGGTTCGCGCCGGTCGATGTCACCGACACCGGTGCGGTCGAAGCCGCGCTCGACCTTGCTGAGACGCTCGGCCCGGTACGCATCGCCGTCAATTGTGCGGGGACTGGAAACGCGATCCGCATTCTGGGCAAGCGCGGAATTTTCCCCGTCGATCAGTTCGACAAAGTGGTGCAGGTGAACCTGATCGGCACCTTCAACGTGCTGCGTTTGACCGCAGCGCGGATGGCCGCCACCGATCCGGTCGACGGTGAGCGCGGGGTGATCGTGAACACGGCGTCGGTGGCGGCCTTCGACGGCCAGATCGGCCAGGCGGCGTATGCGGCGTCCAAGGGAGCAGTGGCGGCGATGACCCTTCCCATCGCCCGAGATCTCGCCGGCAGTCTGATCAGGGTCATGGCGATCGCACCGGGAACCTTCGACACCCCCATGCTGGGAGCCGCGCCCGAGAAACTGAAGGCATCGCTGGGAGCTCAGGTCCCGCATCCGAGTCGGCTCGGCGACCCGCAGGAGTTCGCAGCGCTGGTTCGGCACATCGTCGAGAACCCGATGCTCAACGGTGAGGTCATCCGGATCGACGGCGCAATCAGGATGGCGCCCAGATAG
- a CDS encoding phosphotransferase family protein, whose product MTLDAAAEQRLAAWLRSQLPEADEVSLEGLDRVNFGHSAEMMVLTVVARTGRAENRQDVVMRLRPTPPALLEPYDLPRQFTILRALHGTSVPVPKALWLEPSGEVLGRPFLVMERVGGEVFEMDSPADLSDETVVRMCQSLVEKLAAIHSVDLERTGLGSLDDGADHLDRELARWAGELDRVKRDRLPALERLLEALRGAKPKPSERVTLVHGDAKPGNFAFTAGEVSAVFDWEMTTVGDPLTDIGWLELLWMQPVGITSHSAALPIDELLAHYEKVSGIPVSNRSWYRAFNAFKMAVICLIGAMLVEDGHSNDQKLVIAAYGTSLLTTVGLTELGVDEKLDDGPVLPRQERIDEVLAQPAPAH is encoded by the coding sequence ATGACTCTCGACGCTGCTGCTGAGCAACGGTTGGCCGCCTGGCTGCGAAGCCAACTGCCCGAGGCCGACGAGGTTTCGTTGGAGGGGCTGGACCGGGTGAACTTCGGTCATTCCGCCGAGATGATGGTCCTCACGGTGGTGGCCCGAACGGGCAGGGCCGAGAATCGCCAGGATGTGGTGATGCGCTTGCGGCCCACACCGCCCGCGCTCCTGGAGCCCTACGATCTGCCTCGGCAGTTCACCATCCTGCGCGCGCTGCACGGAACCTCGGTCCCCGTGCCCAAGGCCCTCTGGCTGGAGCCCAGCGGTGAGGTCCTCGGTCGCCCATTCCTGGTGATGGAGCGGGTCGGCGGTGAGGTCTTCGAAATGGATTCTCCCGCAGATCTTTCGGATGAAACTGTCGTCAGGATGTGTCAGAGTCTGGTTGAAAAGCTGGCGGCGATTCACTCCGTCGACCTGGAGCGGACTGGCCTGGGTTCACTTGATGACGGTGCGGATCACCTCGATCGCGAACTTGCCCGCTGGGCCGGAGAACTCGACAGGGTCAAGCGTGACCGGCTGCCCGCACTGGAACGCCTTCTGGAGGCTCTGCGCGGTGCCAAGCCGAAGCCGAGCGAACGGGTCACGCTCGTGCACGGCGACGCCAAGCCCGGAAATTTCGCATTCACCGCGGGGGAGGTGAGTGCGGTTTTCGATTGGGAGATGACGACTGTCGGGGATCCTCTTACCGACATTGGATGGCTGGAACTGTTGTGGATGCAACCCGTTGGCATCACCAGTCATTCGGCAGCCTTGCCCATCGATGAACTTCTTGCGCATTACGAAAAGGTGAGCGGTATTCCGGTTTCCAACCGGAGCTGGTATCGCGCGTTCAACGCCTTCAAAATGGCCGTCATCTGTCTGATCGGGGCCATGCTGGTCGAGGACGGGCACAGCAACGACCAGAAACTGGTCATCGCGGCATACGGCACGTCGCTACTGACCACAGTCGGGCTCACCGAGCTCGGCGTCGACGAGAAGCTCGATGATGGTCCGGTCCTACCGCGGCAGGAGCGCATCGACGAAGTGCTCGCGCAGCCTGCGCCTGCGCACTGA
- a CDS encoding ferredoxin, which translates to MRVDVDYGLCEANGVCMGINPEVFELDDDDHLTVLKPQVAPEAEASVVDAVRQCPRQALTITE; encoded by the coding sequence ATGAGGGTTGACGTCGACTACGGACTGTGTGAGGCCAACGGGGTGTGTATGGGTATCAACCCCGAGGTGTTCGAACTCGATGACGACGACCATCTGACGGTTTTGAAACCACAGGTGGCGCCGGAAGCCGAGGCTTCTGTCGTCGATGCGGTGCGCCAATGTCCACGCCAGGCACTCACGATCACCGAATGA